The following is a genomic window from Lepidochelys kempii isolate rLepKem1 chromosome 18, rLepKem1.hap2, whole genome shotgun sequence.
AAGGGCAATAACCAAGGGTGAGAAGGGAAACTAGCAAGCAGAGCATGGTGATGAATCACTAGACTGcttatttctttgctttttacGGTGCATTGGCATCTGTCAACCTTAACTCAGTTGTCCTGCTCTAActataaaatgaaaaggagtacttgtgttaccttagagactaaccaattcatttgagcataagctttcgtgagctacagctcacttcatcggatgctcatgaaagcttatgctcaaataaattggttagtctcaaaggtgccacaagtactccttttctttttgcgaatacagactgacacggctgttactctgaaacctataattaaaATGGTACAACTCCCCTAGTGGGGATtcagctatactggtataaatgtgcTTATACCAGGACAGCTTATTCCTATCAGGAAGTGGAATAATAATCTATAACAGAATAAGGCATCATTGAAtgggtataactgtgtccacactaggtgTTTGACAAGTATAACTATATCACACCCCCTACCAGATATAGTTATCCCTGTACATAATCTCGTGCATAGGCCTGGCCTTAGTTTTGAAGCTGTTTGTGTGGCGATATGCTGGATCTCACACACACTACCGCACCTATTGTTTGTAACCCTTTGTGTAGAGTTGCAGCCTGTGTCCCTGGCAGATTTCTAGCCCACCCGCAGAACGGCCTGTACCGTACTGCACCAGGGAGTCTCAGAAACAACACTTTATCCTCCGCAGAGCCCTTAATCGCGAGGCGATGGCTTAGCACAGGGCACCGTTCCTCTCCACAAGGCCCTTGGGGGCAAGAGGGATGCCACCGACATGGGTTTCTTGGGTAAGTGGGCACCTCGcccgggggtgggtgggaaggggcgggCACCCCTGTGGAGCTCCATGGGAGCCTGGCACGATGCAGGCAGTGGAGTTGGTGGGATTACTACACGAGGAGGCCCCTCACATCGGCGGAGGTCGTGCCGAAGGAGACtggccatgccagtgggagccttGCCCGGTGTCTCCTCGAGGTCAGTGGCGGCCTGGCACAAGGGCGTGCCTGGGGTCAGTGGGGTCCCTCGGGGCAGCGGGAGCCTCGccgggtgggggtggcagggccCCAAGGGGACCAGTCATCCCAGAGGGGGCGAGGGGAGTCTTGCCCCTCAGGCCAGAGGGGGCCTGCTCCATCTTGGGCCCCCTCGGGAGTCCCTGCAATAGCCCCTCGGGCTGGGCCGTGCACTGGGGCGCCCGCAGCCCCAGCTCGCCCCCACTCACCAACGCTGCCGAGGCCGCTGCCGGCACTAGGGCCCCGGGGGCGTCCCCTCGTCGAGCCAGGCCGCGCCTGGTCCGGCCTGAGGCCGTGCTAGGCCTCTTGTGTTACCCGGGTCGCCGAGGCAAccgaggcggaggcggagcggggAGGCCgctcggggccggggccggggccggagccggagccgggctGCGGGCAGGCACCCGGCCGGCCCCCCACGGCCTAGGGCTGCACCCCCGAGCGGGCGGCGGCGGCAGGCCCCAACCCTGGCGCTGTGCTCGGGGGGGCCGCCGCGGCCCGGGCTGGGACCCACACACCGCGGgtggcagccaggctggggccagggccagggccttgCTCTTGGGGAGGGCAAAGGGGAGAGACGACGTGGGCCCAGCTCCAGGGCTAAGCGCAGGCAGCGCTGACGGGGTGAGATCAGGGGGGGCCTCGCCCTTTAGCGGCTCCCCGCCCAGGGCCCCCCGTTTCAGTGACAGTTTTTCGGGGACAAAATAGTGAACAAGGAACGGGAAAACTACAGCGCCAGGTGAGGCCgcgaggggagggggaggtagggtgaccagatgtcctgattttatagggacagtcccgattttggggtctttttcttatataggctcctattatccccccccacacacacacacacacacacgccctgatttttcacatttgcagtTTGGTCACCCGAGGGGGATGAGCCCTACTAATAAAACGTGGGACTTCAAAAGGGGTCATAATTATAAAGATTACACGGTGCAGGGACTCGGCCCCTGTGCTTGGAAGTTGtattccttctcccccccccctcccccagtctttgggggagaagagggatgCTGTTTCAGATTGTAAGGTTTTCAGCCCAGAGCCCTTCACCTCTGCTAAGAACAttagaacggccacactgggtcagaccaaaggtccatctagcccctcaacctgtggccaatgccaggtgccccagagggagcgaacagaacaggtaattatcaagtgatccatcccctgtcgcccgttcccagctcctggcaaacagaggcgaggggcaccatccctgtccactttggctaatagccattgatggacctatccttcatgaatttatctagttcttttttgaaccctatacgtttgtatagcacctaaccGACTTTGGGCACCACCCTACTGTAAATAATAATCAACTAACCACAATTAGGGCTTGGGTGGACCTGCCTCCTTCGCAAGAACAGAACATCCTTGTGTAAACACAGCTCATTTTCCCATCTAGACCTTATCGTCTATACCTGATTCTATAATACCTCTGTGGGCTAGGGGAAAgagctgttttaaaaacaaacacgcaaacaaaacaaaccacaggTAACCTGCATGTGAAGAGGCATACAGAAATTAGACAAACTTAACAATGAAAAAGAcaacttaaaaaacaaataaaaaacaagggCTAAAGTCTGCCCTGATTACACTCCATGCAATCCTATTAACTTCAACAGTCAAGTGCAGATCAGGGCAGAATCTAGTTCAAAATTagatacagaaaaaaaatcccaataacTTTGCCTTACCTATTAAAAACAATACTTTCACAATCCAGAAAAGTACAAGTTCAAAGTAATTACTTGAGTTTGTACATTGTGATCATACATGACACTGTTTAATCCACATtttttgagaatttttttaaCCTAGACTCCATAATGTACAATAACTGGTTTAAAAGAAAGCATTTTGTTCCTAAAGTCTCGCCATTTTGACAGACATTTTTCTGATGTCAGTTTTGCAAACCACAATTTCTTAACTGAGAGCAATTCTTCTGGCAACACAATTAGAAAGCAGGATAACTTGTTCCTGTAGAACAAGTCTGAGCACACAGTGCcagtaattttctttttatttcttttgaagGCATATCAGTTTTCTTGCTTGGTTtacaaataccttttaaaaatatattttacatttccaCTATtacattgttttcattttttgcatTTCTCAGTTCAGAGGAGGAAAAGTAGGTTTAACTTTTCCAAGTTATATTGTCAGATTGTATTATATATTCCTTTATATAAGCTATTTTCACTGAATTTTCTTAACAGTagaaaaaattctttttaaataaaaccaaatttTTGGTTGTAAATTGATCCAACTCTCTAGCTCATTCTTTCCCTTTTACATCCATACTAGTTCTTGattgaaactttaaaaaagtgCTTACAATGAAGTCCTGTTATTTTACTCTGGCTAGAAAACATCAGATAACATAGCTCAGTTCAGCTTGCTTTAATTCTGTGTCTGTGCTGGCCAAGAAACTAACCTTTCTAGCAATAGTATTTAAGATCAGTTCTTGCTAGAAACATGCCTTATGTGGAGTTTGAAAATTGACTTATGAAAGCATATTCCCCTTGTGCTACAAACATTATCATCATCCAGAATGTTTTAGGAGATAAGAATAGCATAGAGATTAAAAAAGCTTAGAGGCCTACAGATAATGAAGGTAGCTGTTGTCTAACTGACTCACATCAGGGAACAGACTTGGACAAAGGAACTGTGGAGTTTTACTGTATTACCCAGAAACCAATATCCACGTCTCACAACTTTCAGGACTTGTGATGGGCGTTGCAGCTAGCCAACTGACATAATGATGCAATACTCAAGCGTGCAGTTTGCGGGTGAGGTTATAGCCACCACAGATGTATGCACCTATAAAGGTCAGGTACAAAgcataattgtgtgtgtttggttaatGAACTTTGTAGCTTTTGTGATACCAAAGAAAAATTCTGCAACCACTTTTTACAGGTATTAAAAGGAATAGAACTCCTGTTTTACTACACATGCAGTCTTTCAGTATCTTGTATTATACCTATTTGGATTATTACGATCCCTGGTATAAATGGGagcaactccattggcttcagtggctgGACACTTGCTTAAAGCAGGTCTGAATCTGACTCAGAATTCTTGACGTGCTTACATGTGGGGCTTATATAAAGTCAGAACAATCGTATGATTTATACCTTTTTTCCTGTATATGCACAGCATAGCTTAAGATCTTGTTTCTTGGGGGTGTTCTACTTCCTTTTCAGTTTTGGTCTTAactcattttgactttttgtctcaTTCTCCCATAGAAAATGTGACCCTTGATTAGTTCATACACTATGATGAACCATATCCAAGTGGCTGTTGTGGAACAAGTATGTTCACCCAGGCTTGATTTTGTTATCTTTTTTCTTGACTATTGCAGTCTGTGGTCCCCAGGTTATTTCCCAAGGAGATGGAGTAGTAGAGTCCCTCTACTCCAATACTATGCAGAATGATTTAGTATAATCATCTTAATTAGCAGACCTACTCAAAAGAGAAGCATATCATATAAATGACAATAGCCTATGCTAATTaggacaaatatttgtgctgattAATACTCGTTTGCTGTATTTCAttaatttctgttttttaatCCATTAACACATATTAGATGTTTTATGGCACAGCTGACTAATCTGTCACAATAGATTTGGGAAGTGAACAGATTTTTTTGCTAGCAAACACCCAAATCATACATGGTAGTTGCTGGAAATAGGCAGATAGATACTACCACCCATTGTTCAAAATCATTGAAATGCActaccttggagctgctctccctAGCAATTATCCAGATTAAATGGGTGTGTCATATTTGATGTAGATTTAGTATATCTTACCTCGGAGTCAACTCTGTCCATTTGCTAGCACCAACACATAGCTGGTGTTTCCTTCAGCAACAGCCCTGAGGTTGTTTCTTTAATGACCCAATGCTGCTCCCAGTGGAAGAACCCCCACTGAGTCTTGGAGGGAGCAGGATTCAGCCCTCTGTGCCTAGGCAATCTTTTGATATAGAGAAAGGGAATTACAGTAGTCACCAAAATTGGGCGGCGGGTGGGCGGGGGAGACTTGCTTATgatgtggattaaaaaaaaaaatcatagagtACAAACTAAGTGTCAGACCTAAAAAGCCAGTTTAGGAAGAAAATGACAAGACTATGCTGAAGAAGGATTACTTTGTAGTCAAGAGACTGTCCCTTAAAACTTGAGTGGCTTCACGGCCAAACTGGCTTCACAGCCAAAGAAACAGATTATCCTCAAACAGTATCTgcatttgggggcggggggtagctTTATTGACCCTGCAAAAGGGCCGTTCAAACTGTCTCATTTTTCCAGAGATCATCTGCCTTTTCACAAAAGTGGTTGAGGGTCACATTTGTTGCTCAAGAGCAACAGAGCAAGCAACTAGCTGACTGGACTGGAATTTGAACCTGGGCTGCTCCTTCTTAGCACTTGAGCTTTAATCATTACTGCAcgctcccctcctcttcctcagttTTAGTTCAGTAAGATATAGTACTCCAACCTTGATCAGAAGTTGCCAGAAATCAAGCTAGAATGGGCAAGGGGTAATTATCTGTTTGAGAGACCTGGGTTGGAAAGGAAGGTGCCCCCTTAAGGAAGAGGGTCAGGTTTCAATCACTTTACTGTACCAACAATTTCTTACATTACTGCTCCTTTGGAAACTAGGAGAAGAAGGTTTAAACTAAGGGCCAAAAtctggacttcagtggggttgcttGGATACAACACAGCAAGATTTGGCCCTTAGCATAAACAAAATAGCACCCATTCTATTATTTTCCATTTGAATGTGGAAAACTAGAAAGTTTGAATCACAGACAAGGATTCCAAAAGTCGTGCCTTCTTAGAGCTGCATATGGATAGGTGCAGTGATACACAAATCAGAATGTGCTTGCAAACAGGAACATAGGGTACTGGGAAAGCTTTTCCCTAtaggatattttaaaatcttgttcAAGTGGGTCTTCCCTACCAGACACAAAAATGAGACAACTCCCTCCTCCATTCAACTCCAGAATAGATGTCACTGAATGGTAGGCATTGCAAATCAGTGAAATATTATAAAAAGACTGATGTCTGACAAGGAGCAAGGCTCATTCCACTCTAGCTGGGGCCAGCTTCTGCGTACAGAGAATATGCCTCAGTAACACATCTATATGTAGCGTGATCACTGAAGCGTTTGTCACGTTTTCCAAACACCAAGCTGGAAGAAAAGCCTCTTTTCTAGCTTATTTTTACTATTAGATAAAGTCTAGTGTAGCAAAGAGTGCCTGAAGGAGTTTGCATCAAAATTGCCCTGTGACAGGAGACATCCGTTAACCTTGCAAGTGTTACATAATTAAACTTAATGTTGCATTTACATCATACATACTAGGGCATAGCATTGTCTTATACAGGCCATCCACATTATTTGAGTGCATTCTACCTTCTTAATGTTGTATTCTCTGCCTTATATCACGTCACCACATTCATCAATGCAAGTGCTTTCTTCTGAGCTGCATCACCAAACAGTTGAGACCATTACCAGGAAGAGGCACCAGAGGAACTGGCTGATTTTGGCTGGCCAAATGCCAGAGCAAGTGCACTTAAGCATGCCAGAGACATAGGGATCAAGCTTGAGTTTGCATGTTGAGGACTTCTACTCTATGAGTTCAGAAAAGTTTATCTTCTGACCCATACAGGTATGCATATTCCCTCATATGGCATCACAGCTTGAGTGAGCATGCTTTTGTAATCTTTGTGGCCTTACTAAAAACCCGAAGAGCGATTGTGTGCTTCAAAGTTGCTGAAACTGCCATTTTCCAAGCTAGAATGGAAAGAGAACATTTTGCCCTACATTTCTTACAGCCCCTGATTAAAGTACCTGTGTTGTtcccatttacaacacacacatacacacaaaacatttATTTAGAAAAAGTCTCCAATTGCTCAGCATATTCAATGCTAACTTAAAACAGAACAGTAAACATTTTTGAAGTGGCACAATGGAGTAGATACCAACTGAATGAATTTACAGGTTAACCTTAAACACACTCTCCCATCACACTGGAACACCAAAACCCATCTTCTCCCCTATGGTTGTCAGTGCTTAGAAAGCTTCTCACAGGTATCATGAGTACTGCTGAAAGGATTAAATAAATCTGATAGTTCAAAACTGTCATTTCATTCAATAGATTTCACAGCATGACAATGAAGTGTTACAAAATGCAGACTTGCTTTCTTCAGTTATCTCGACTCCATTTTAATGGAAGTGGAGAAAGCCACAATGTTGTTTGGTTTTTCTGACGTGGAAGaagagaaactaaaaaaaaaaaaaaaaattacttttccttttctacttttaaaattattggTAAAAAAAGACAATTTAGTGGCTTAAAAAATATAGTGTAGAAAAAAGAATTATAAGAGAGGCATACAATGTACTTCCTTGCTATCTGGTACTTGCTATCTGGCTTTATCTGGTACTTCCTTGCTATCTGGTGCTTTATCTGAGACATCATCATCATACTGTGGAGGAGGGGTCAATGGTTCTATTGTTATTTGACCTGAACTGTTTCTATCTGGAAGGTTTATTCGGAAGTCCTTTAGGTGCAGCTTATCAGACTTAATTCTCCGAATTTTCAGGGGTTTCAGTCGTTTGTTCAAGCGAGAGCTGTGCCTGCTTGGCTGACGCTGTATGTTCGTATCGACATTTACGGTGGTTGTAGTTGGTGTATTTTCATCAATCCCAGTTAGAGATTCATAAGAGGGCAGAGACATGCTGATCCTGGTGTTTCTGTCCAATTCTCTCATCTCAGGATAGCCCGCGTTCATAACCTCCTCATAACTGGGAACATAGTATCGCGACGGTGTCTCATCATCCTCTTCTTGACTGTAGGAGACAATTTTAATACTGTCAGTATGCTAAGCCATTTCAGCTGCATTTCTGGTCATTCAAATTTTGGGACCAGAAATACATGATGATACAATATAAATTTCTACAGCACATTTCATCCCAGAATCACAAAGTGCCTTACACGCATTAGTTAAATCTCCAACATCCCTGTGAGCAAGgattatcatccctattttacagttggaaactgaggcacagaaattgtTACTTGCCCCATATGTGACAAATTCATTTCCGGGGTGGGAATGCAATGCAGGAGTATGGTTCACAGTTCCCTGCTCTTATCACGGGGCCACGGTAATGTTTTAGGGTGTAAATCTGAGTTCAAAGTATCCATATCGAAGTAAAAATTAAGATCTTGGTGGTGTCACACAGTAACAAGTTGGGTTCTTATAGCAATGATTGTAGACTCAGAAGTTAGAAGTGGAAAAGATCTGTTTAGGACATCTAGTTAACCCTCTCTCACTCTCCGCTAAACTTTCTGGAGAAATCTGTAGGTGTAAACGGATTACTTTTGATCTATCATATGGCTGTGTGTACTCTGAAAAAGACAGCAAAGACACTTTACACATTGCGTTATATAGTCTAGTGTGTCATTGAAATGAGCAGGCCAAGAACATGAGTATGCATTTTTTTCCCATCTTTAGTTAGTTTCCAGATACAGAAGTCCCAATCTGCTTGCAAGTCTGTGACTGTGTGGCAGGAATGGGGGAATACTAACAGCCAGGACTCACTGCAATTGACAATTCACTTTACCCatctaaaaaaaatcacatttgtaaAACCCTTCACCATCCTCAGATGAGAAATGCTATGTTCAACTGCCAAGTGTTAGAATTTAAAATTCTTCTGCAACTAACATTCAATCAACTGTTCAATGTAACACCATCCcactcaagttaaaaaaaataaataaatcaaggaAGAAACAGACAGGAGGAGTTACCGTTGCATCTTTACATTGTTTAAATACCAGACTGGAAACGCcagattttctttcctttgtgaAACTGACTATAGCACCATTATTTTGACGTTAAGGTGCCTTCTCATTGCCCTTTGACTAACGAGTTACAGATCAGGCATCTTTCATTAATTATTCCTTGTTTCTCTGTTCCATTTCCCACAAATAGAGATATCAGAACAGTGATTCTCTTCCAACAGACAGGTGAAGAATTATCCTAACATCTTCCTTGCCAACTGTACCACTCAACTGGAATTAATTTAGAGGGACATCATTTAATGCCTTTGTAATTAAGGTAAGGTATAATCACGTAaacgtgttttttttttccttttgttttttctttttctgctggtgggggggggggaaggagttaGGAGAGAGGAATTCTGTTAGCTACTATAAACAGACATTGTGCCGATCTGTAACGTGGGTATCTACATGTAGTCTGCGTAAGTACAAAGTCTGCATTTTATTAGCATTAGTAAGTTTCCCTTCACATAATCGGTTATAGCACAAGAAACTTCTCTGCAGATTCTGTCATTCTTTAATTACCTTAGGGTTTTCTATAGCTCCCATCATGGTACTTTCTAATTAAATGAAGCTAGAGAGTTGCCGTCTCATACTCTCTTGTTACATATTTCATATGAAAAGCCTCTTTCCCttcttcagagggagtgaacagaacattgCAATTTATCTAGTGAtgccctgttgtccactcccagcttctagcagtcctTTTTCAGAGGGAAAGAGCAATGTTTTGGGGACAGGATACAGTCTGAATCAAATACCATCACAGTTTACGCACGGCCAGGCTAGGTTGTCAAATTCCCTGGGATGTTGAATCAATGTTAGTAAACTGTTTATTTAAGATTGATTGTTACTAGAACATCTTTGTTCAGTATTTATTGGAGTTTCCCTACCGTCAATGGATGTAAAAGTTTATTTCATTTCTCTGCAGCTCTTATATGTACTTTCGTAAACGCTGTTGAAAGGCTGTTTTGTAACTTTACAGAATTACTGGACTTAACAAGCCACAGCAGAAAGAGAGATACCACAGTACCCTCTAGCAATGGCACACTCCTTTTTACTTCTCTGACGTCTGCTAGCCCTGCCTGGCTCACAAAAAGGATTTTGTCTCCTCTACAGTTATACCAATGGGGTCTCGGTTTTAAGATACACACCTCACCATAGCATTTTTAGACTAGAGAAGCGAGCAATCTCCTAAAGCTTTGTATAatagcagaggtgggaaaactacggcccgcgggccacatttagcctgcaggaccatcctgcctggctcctgagctcccagctggggaggctagcccccggcccctcccctgctgtcccccctcccccacagccttaGCATGCTGCACCGCCGGCGCTCTGGTCAACCGCTCTTgccgggcagggggatggggagcaggagggttggataggggggtggggtcccgggggggggttaggggttggggcagtcaggggacagggagcgggagggttggatagggggtggggtcccagggggcggttaggggcaggggtcaaggagcagtgggggttggatgggtcaggggttctaaggggggcagtcaggggtgggaagtgggaggggatgggacggatagggggcaggggccaggctatttggggaggcacagccttccctacccggccctccataaaATTTCACAATCctgatgtggcccccgggccaaaatgtttgcccacctctggtatatAGGATGTAGCCTATTTGTTCTAAACATTGGTCCATCCAG
Proteins encoded in this region:
- the TMEM51 gene encoding transmembrane protein 51, whose amino-acid sequence is MMAQFKSNGSYYALTAIGLGMLVLGIIMAVWNLVPGFGHSDKPPSSAGNSSNSGHDGGGILKSKTFSVAYVLVGAGVLLLLLSIFLNIRDRKKKRQNESLARIQQETSAEPQHQEDSQEEDDETPSRYYVPSYEEVMNAGYPEMRELDRNTRISMSLPSYESLTGIDENTPTTTTVNVDTNIQRQPSRHSSRLNKRLKPLKIRRIKSDKLHLKDFRINLPDRNSSGQITIEPLTPPPQYDDDVSDKAPDSKEVPDKAR